The Prunus persica cultivar Lovell chromosome G8, Prunus_persica_NCBIv2, whole genome shotgun sequence genome includes a region encoding these proteins:
- the LOC18768178 gene encoding amidophosphoribosyltransferase, chloroplastic, whose protein sequence is MAATTTKPSPLSSSLSKPTPLPLTHKTPPSFSPKTLPKPAFPLKTSSLSHTHKASSLTLRSKNPISEFFPANKQNPDGDFIDYDDDDKPREECGVVGIYGDPEASRLCYLALHALQHRGQEGAGIVCVQDDVLQSITGVGLVSEVFNQTKLDQLPGDLAIGHVRYSTAGASMLKNVQPFVAGYRFGSVGVAHNGNLVNYRALRAKLEDTGSIFNTSSDTEVVLHLIAISKHRPFLLRIVDACEQLEGAYSMVFVTKDKLVAVRDPHGFRPLVMGRRSNGSVVFASETCALDLIEATYEREVFPGEVVVVDKEGVQSLCLMSHPQPKQCIFEHIYFALPNSVVFGRSVYESRRAFGEILATEAPVDCDVVIAVPDSGVVAALGYAAKAGVAFQQGLIRSHYVGRTFIEPSQKIRDFGVKLKLSPVRAVLEGKRVVVVDDSIVRGTTSSKIVRLLKEAGAKEVHMRIASPPIIGSCYYGVDTPSSEELISNRMSVEEIREFIGSDSLAFLPIAKLEKMLGNQSPNFCYACFSGKYPVEPREVKVKKVGDFVDDGLNGSFESIGGGWVQANQTQKEEKDKEFEGSVL, encoded by the coding sequence ATggctgccaccaccaccaagccCTCCcctctctcatcctctctctccaaaCCCACACCCCTCCCTCTAACCCACAAAACCCCTCCTTCTTTCTCCCCCAAAACCCTCCCTAAACCCGCTTTCCCTCTCAAaacctcctctctctcacataCCCACAAAGCTTCCTCCCTCACCCTCCGCtccaaaaacccaatttccGAGTTTTTCCcagcaaacaaacaaaacccagatGGCGATTTTATTGATTACGATGATGACGATAAGCCCCGGGAGGAGTGTGGGGTCGTGGGCATATATGGCGACCCAGAAGCCTCTCGCCTCTGTTATTTGGCCCTACACGCCCTTCAGCATCGTGGCCAGGAAGGGGCTGGAATCGTGTGTGTGCAAGACGACGTGCTTCAGTCTATAACCGGCGTGGGGCTTGTGTCTGAGGTCTTCAATCAGACCAAGCTCGACCAATTGCCTGGTGACTTGGCAATTGGGCATGTTCGTTACTCGACTGCAGGGGCCTCTATGCTGAAAAATGTCCAGCCCTTTGTTGCAGGGTACAGGTTTGGGTCTGTTGGGGTTGCCCACAATGGCAATTTGGTCAACTACCGTGCCCTTAGAGCGAAGCTTGAAGACACTGGGTCCATTTTCAACACCAGCTCTGATACAGAGGTTGTTCTTCACCTTATTGCTATTTCAAAGCATAGaccttttcttttgagaattgTTGATGCTTGTGAGCAGCTGGAGGGGGCTTATTCTATGGTGTTTGTGACCAAAGATAAGCTTGTTGCGGTCCGGGACCCGCATGGGTTTAGGCCTTTGGTTATGGGGAGGAGGAGCAATGGCTCTGTTGTGTTTGCATCTGAGACTTGTGCACTTGATTTGATTGAAGCCACATATGAGAGAGAGGTGTTTCCTGGAGAAGTTGTGGTGGTAGATAAAGAGGGGGTTCAATCACTTTGCCTTATGTCTCATCCTCAGCCAAAGCAATGTATCTTTGAGCACATTTACTTTGCTCTGCCGAATTCAGTGGTTTTCGGACGATCAGTGTATGAATCCCGGCGTGCATTTGGTGAGATACTTGCCACTGAAGCACCGGTTGATTGTGATGTTGTGATTGCAGTGCCTGATTCTGGGGTGGTGGCTGCACTTGGTTATGCTGCTAAAGCCGGTGTGGCTTTTCAGCAGGGTTTGATTAGGTCTCACTATGTTGGGAGGACCTTCATTGAGCCATCACAGAAGATTAGGGATTTTGGTGTGAAGCTCAAGCTGTCGCCGGTCCGGGCTGTGTTGGAGGGGAAGAGGGTTGTGGTTGTGGATGACTCAATTGTGAGAGGAACCACGTCTTCGAAAATTGTTAGGTTGTTGAAGGAGGCAGGTGCTAAGGAAGTTCATATGAGGATTGCAAGCCCGCCCATTATTGGTTCTTGTTATTATGGGGTGGACACACCAAGTTCTGAGGAGTTGATTTCAAATAGGATGAGTGTTGAGGAAATTAGGGAGTTTATTGGATCGGATTCACTTGCTTTTCTGCCAATTGCTAAATTGGAGAAGATGTTGGGCAATCAGTCTCCGAACTTTTGTTATGCTTGTTTCTCTGGAAAATACCCTGTGGAGCCTAGAGAGGTTAAAGTGAAAAAGGTTGGTGATTTTGTGGATGATGGGTTGAATGGTAGTTTTGAGTCCATTGGTGGTGGTTGGGTTCAAGCAAACCAGACTCAGAAAGAGGAGAAGGATAAGGAATTTGAGGGTAGTGTTCTTTAA
- the LOC18768043 gene encoding probable ribosome-binding factor A, chloroplastic, giving the protein MPQVVLHHPLLTPCLSHLPSSSSTSSFPIRTQKSTAWIPQRNHAGLLRWHPTTTIRCMANPRRVAMVAKQIRRELSDMLLTDNVLQYAILPEVALGADRYLSSLTTISDVEVSTDLQVVKVYVSVFGDERGKEVALAGLKSKAKYVRGELGKRMKLRLTPEIRFIEDESLERGSRVIAILDKIKNEKKDPDIQDEEQLESSEAPQDDTDWEGDDPDEDIIYIN; this is encoded by the exons ATGCCACAAGTGGTCCTCCATCACCCACTCCTCACGCCCTGCCTTTCTCACcttccatcatcatcatcaacatcaaGCTTTCCAATTCGAACCCAGAAATCAACGGCCTGGATTCCCCAAAGAAATCATGCGGGTCTGCTCCGCTGGCatcccaccaccaccataaGGTGCATGGCTAACCCTCGCAGAGTTGCAATGGTGGCTAAGCAGATAAGGAGGGAGCTTTCTGATATGCTCTTAACTGATAATGTCTTGCAGTACGCTATTCTTCCTGAGGTCGCTTTGGGTGCTGACCGTTATCTCTCTTCTTTGACCACCATTAGTGATGTTGAAGTTTCTACTGACTTGCAG GTGGTTAAAGTAtatgtttctgtttttggcGATGAAAGAGGAAAGGAGGTTGCCCTTGCGGGGCTAAAGTCAAAAGCCAAATATGTCCGCGGTGAATTGGGAAAGCGTATGAAGCTGCGGTTGACTCCTGAGATACGCTTCATAGAAGACGAGTCTTTAGAGAGAGGAAGCAGG GTTATTGCAATATTAGATAAGataaagaatgaaaagaaagatCCCGACATTCAAGATGAGGAGCAATTGGAATCATCCGAGGCACCTCAGGATGACACAGATTGGGAGGGTGATGACCCTGATGAAGACATTATATACATAAACTAG
- the LOC18767300 gene encoding uncharacterized protein LOC18767300 codes for MAPPPGPYSGTSTLALVARASAFSFGLVYGSIKLKYLKAKAKSAAKAHH; via the exons ATGGCGCCGCCTCCAGGACCCTATTCTGGAACCAGCACCCTCGCCTTG GTTGCTCGTGCTTCCGCATTCTCCTTTGGACTCGTATACGGAAGCATTAAGCTCAAGTATCTCAAG GCAAAGGCTAAATCTGCAGCAAAGGCTCATCACTGA
- the LOC18766784 gene encoding tRNA-dihydrouridine(47) synthase [NAD(P)(+)]-like: protein MDESPAETAPVPGVSNSWADRTPEELVAKSIAPVKKQFLCPPPIRACSNEQNDDVSGGKTKPAQTSVVKEKKSKRQLKRERQQAVKSAVGICPEVAKRGDVSRCPYNDKCRFSHDIEAYKAQKPEDIEGDCPFMTAKETCPYGLACRFLGSHKDGVEAGDVSAHRRSSEMNGLSKDVQKLLWKNKVKFPKADAKLKALGLLGPANSKIKILENKKDDQVVSNNCHVTDGNGCTEFPNNSDDKMELAAEIREENGVDETFSLDESRPSKKPRSEIEEEILSGEVDDGGANATLEVVEPSCTSPEPEATADIVSPESDRSLKLHPREKKLIDFREKLYLAPLTTVGNLPFRRVCKGLGADITCGEMAMCTNLLQGQASEWALLRRHSSEDLFGVQICGAYPDTVARTVELVNQECTVDFIDINMGCPIDIVVNKGAGSALLTKPMRMKGIVQAASGTVDCPITIKVRTAYFEGKNRIDSLIADMGNWGASAVTIHGRSRQQRYSKLADWEYVYQCARKAPDALPVLGNGDIFSYLDWNKHQAECLELSTCMIARGALVKPWIFTEIKEQRHWDISSGERLNILKDYVRLGLEHWGSDTKGVETTRRFLLEWLSYTCRYVPVGLLEVIPQRLSWRPPAYFGRDDLETLMASDSAADWVRISEMLLGKVPDGFTFAPKHKSNSYDRAENG from the exons ATGGACGAGTCTCCCGCCGAAACTGCCCCGGTCCCCGGAGTCTCGAACAGCTGGGCTGACCGAACGCCGGAGGAGCTGGTAGCCAAGTCCATAGCTCCCGTGAAGAAACAGTTCCTTTGCCCTCCGCCTATCAGAGCTTGCTCTAACGAGCAGAACGACGACGTTTCAGGTGGGAAAACAAAGCCTGCCCAGACTAGCGTagtgaaggagaagaagtcCAAGCGGCAGCTCAAGCGCGAACGCCAGCAG GCGGTGAAATCGGCTGTAGGCATCTGCCCTGAGGTAGCAAAAAGAGGAGATGTTAGTCGGTGTCCGTACAACGACAAATGCCGCTTCAGCCACGACATAGAAGCTTATAAAGCTCAG AAACCTGAGGATATAGAGGGAGATTGTCCTTTCATGACTGCCAAAGAGACATGCCCTTATGGGTTGGCATGTAGGTTCTTGGGTTCACATAAAGATGGCGTTGAAGCTGGAGATGTGAGCGCTCACAGGAGAAGCTCTGAGATGAATGGATTAAGCAAAGATGTTCAAAAGCTTTTGTGGAAGAATAAAGTGAAGTTCCCCAAGGCAGATGCCAAACTCAAGGCTCTTGGTCTCCTG GGGCCTgctaattcaaaaataaagattttgGAAAATAAGAAGGATGATCAGGTTGTTTCAAATAACTGTCATGTTACTGATGGAAATGGCTGTACTGAATTCCCCAATAACTCAGATGATAAAATGGAATTGGCTGCTGAAATAAGAGAGGAGAATGGTGTTGATGAAACATTTTCATTGGATGAATCTCGGCCTTCGAAGAAACCAAGATCTGAAATTGAAGAGGAGATTTTATCTGGTGAAGTAGATGATGGAG GTGCGAATGCTACATTAGAAGTGGTTGAGCCAAGCTGTACATCACCTGAACCAGAGGCTACTGCTGATATTGTATCACCAGAAAGTGATAGAAGCCTAAAATTACACCCACGTGAAAAGAAGCTTATTGATTTTAGAGAAAAGCTGTACCTTGCGCCTCTGACCACTGTTGGAAATCTTCCATTCCGAAGGGTGTGCAAAGGGTTAGGAGCAGATATAACATGTGGTGAAATGGCAATGTGTACAAATCTTTTGCAG GGTCAAGCATCAGAATGGGCACTTCTGAGGCGACATTCATCTGAGGATTTGTTCGGTGTTCAGATATGTGGAGCATATCCAGACACTGTGGCACGCACTGTTGAACTTGTAAATCAGGAATGTACGGTGGACTTTATTGATATAAATATGGGGTGCCCAATAGATATTGTTGTGAACAAAGGTGCTGGATCAGCTCTCCTTACAAAACCAATGCGGATGAAAGGCATTGTCCAAGCAGCTTCTGGTACAGTGGACTGTCCTATAACTATTAAG GTCAGGACAGCCTATTTTGAGGGGAAAAATCGCATTGATTCGCTTATTGCAGACATGGGAAACTGGGGAGCCAGTGCAGTGACAATACATGGTCGATCTCGACAGCAACGCTACAGCAAGCTTGCAGATTGGGAATATGTATACCAGTGTGCCAGAAAGGCCCCTGATGCTTTGCCAGTACTTGGAAATGGAGACATATTTTCGTATTTAGATTGGAACAAGCACCAGGCTGAATGCCTTGAGCTTTCTACATGCATGATTGCTCGAGGAGCACTAGTTAAG CCTTGGATTTTTACTGAAATAAAGGAGCAGAGACACTGGGATATCAGTTCTGGGGAGCGGTTGAATATTTTAAAGGATTATGTACGTCTTGGCCTTGAACATTGGGGCTCTGACACTAAAG GTGTGGAGACAACTAGGCGTTTTTTGTTAGAATGGCTTAGCTACACTTGTAGATATGTACCTGTTGGCCTTCTAGAGGTCATTCCTCAACGGCTGAGCTGGCGCCCACCGGCCTATTTTGGTCGTGATGACCTTGAGACACTAATGGCCTCTGATTCTGCTGCGGACTGG GTTAGGATCTCTGAGATGTTGCTCGGCAAGGTTCCAGATGGCTTTACATTTGCACCAAAGCATAAATCCAATTCCTACGACCGAGCAGAAAACGGCTGA